One Diospyros lotus cultivar Yz01 chromosome 1, ASM1463336v1, whole genome shotgun sequence genomic window carries:
- the LOC127803081 gene encoding serine carboxypeptidase-like, with translation MKPTFSFAPFLFLLLLLLLLLLFQSPLSLSSSAKVDETETDPLLSATLNFPKTQAQKLIRGLNLFPRNDINRGGLHVKPPAAPLVEKPLKIHVHGDPRTSIQDLGHHAGYYRLPHTKDARMFYFFFESRHSKKDPVVIWLTGGPGCSSELAMFYENGPFHIADNSSLVWNNFGWDQASNLIYVDQPTGTGFSYSSDDDDIRHDERGVSNDLYDFLQAFFKHHPRYATNDFYITGESYAGHYIPAFASRVHRGNKGKEGIHINLKGFAIGNGLTDPEIQYKAYPDYALNMEIIEQSDYNIVSEMVPPCEEAIKHCGANGGTACASAYMACNSIFNKIMDMAGDTNYYDIRKKCEGDLCYDFSNMENLLNQRWVQNALGVGDIEFVSCSSTVYQAMVLDWMRNLEVGIPALLEDGIQLLVYAGEYDLICNWLGNSRWVHAMEWSGQKDFVAAPTIPFVVNGAEKGLLKSHGPLIFLKVHDAGHMVPMDQPRASLEMLKRWIQGKLSPTDSEGRLVPL, from the exons ATGAAACCAACATTCTCTTTtgctccttttcttttccttcttcttcttcttcttcttcttcttcttttccaaagccCACTTTCCTTATCATCATCTGCAAAAGTCGATGAAACTGAAACCGATCCCCTCCTGTCTGCAACCCTCAATTTCCCAAAAACACAAGCCCAAAAACTCATCCGGGGCCTCAACTTATTCCCCAGAAATGACATCAACAGAGGCGGCCTTCACGTCAAACCTCCAGCTGCTCCGCTGGTGGAAAAGCCTTTGAAGATCCACGTGCACGGCGATCCTCGGACTTCTATCCAGGACCTCGGCCACCATGCTGGTTATTATCGCCTTCCCCATACCAAAGATgcaag GatgttctatttctttttcgaaTCGCGACACAGTAAGAAGGACCCGGTTGTTATTTGGCTGACCGGAGGCCCCGGCTGCAGCAGTGAACTCGCCATGTTCTATGAGAACGGCCCTTTCCATATTGCCGACAACTCGTCGCTTGTCTGGAACAACTTTGGCTGGGACCag GCATCAAACCTTATATATGTCGACCAGCCAACCGGAACTGGTTTCAGTTACAGTTCTGATGACGATGACATTCGCCATGACGAACGGGGTGTCAGCAATGATCTCTATGACTTCTTGCAG GCATTCTTCAAACACCATCCACGGTACGCGACGAACGACTTCTACATAACCGGAGAATCGTACGCAGGGCACTACATTCCGGCTTTCGCTTCTCGGGTTCACAGAGGAAACAAAGGCAAAGAAGGAATTCACATAAACCTCAAG GGATTTGCCATTGGTAATGGGCTCACTGATCCTGAAATCCAGTACAAAGCTTACCCTGATTATGCTTTGAACATGGAAATAATCGAACAGTCTGATTACAACATTGTCAGCGAGATGGTTCCGCCATGCGAAGAGGCGATAAAACACTGTG GTGCGAACGGAGGAACTGCTTGCGCTTCTGCATACATGGCCTGCAACTCCATATTCAATAAGATCATGGATATGGCCGGTGATACCAAT TACTACGACATCAGAAAGAAATGTGAGGGGGACCTGTGCTACGACTTCTCGAACATGGAGAATCTGCTGAACCAGAGATGGGTCCAGAATGCTCTCGGGGTTGGGGACATCGAGTTTGTTTCGTGTAGCTCGACAGTGTACCAGGCGATGGTGCTGGACTGGATGAGGAACCTGGAAGTTGGCATTCCTGCACTTCTTGAAGACGGAATCCAGCTGCTTGTGTATGCTGGGGAGTATGATCTCATATGCAACTGGCTCG GGAATTCAAGATGGGTTCATGCCATGGAATGGTCCGGCCAGAAAGATTTTGTAGCTGCTCCAACAATTCCATTTGTAGTTAATGGTGCCGAAAAAGGACTGCTAAAAAGCCATGGCCCTCTTATTTTCCTTAAG GTGCATGATGCCGGTCACATGGTGCCAATGGATCAACCAAGAGCTTCCCTAGAAATGTTGAAGAGGTGGATACAAGGCAAACTTTCTCCAACTGACTCAGAAGGCCGGCTTGTTCCTTTGTGA